The following are encoded in a window of Ensifer adhaerens genomic DNA:
- a CDS encoding 4Fe-4S dicluster domain-containing protein → MIEVISVDRCIRCDICERICPAFVFDRDETGLPIIARQDDCQTCFLCEIYCPTDALYVAEAAHGPTGIAEAEVLERDLFGAYARSLGWNRGRAGGAQDDPTRHIRVAQV, encoded by the coding sequence ATGATCGAGGTTATCTCCGTCGACCGCTGCATCCGCTGCGATATCTGCGAACGGATCTGTCCCGCCTTCGTCTTCGATCGCGACGAAACGGGTCTGCCGATCATTGCCCGGCAAGACGACTGCCAAACCTGTTTTCTCTGCGAAATCTATTGTCCGACGGATGCGCTCTATGTCGCCGAGGCGGCGCACGGACCAACAGGCATCGCGGAGGCCGAGGTGCTGGAACGCGACCTTTTTGGCGCCTACGCCCGCTCGCTCGGGTGGAACCGCGGCCGCGCCGGCGGCGCGCAAGATGATCCGACCCGTCACATCCGCGTGGCGCAGGTTTGA
- a CDS encoding uracil-xanthine permease family protein gives MQSELNGVVEPVDEGQPLRSLFLFGLQHVLVMAASPITAVFLVSKALGFSDAVTVSLISATFFVCGLGSMLQSFGPKGFGARLPFVMVPGGAPIAIFLAIAQQTDIQTAVGAVIVTALFYFLALPVFRRLLRYFPPIVVGTMLLLVSVNLVRIYGVTITGKPGSEGFAAPVEVGLALITMILTVAAARVFSGTLQRLAVMLGLVGGALVALAIGHMDLSGVFTGPVIAVPQLFPFGMPKFDLVAAIPLIVFSIISMAEATGQTIATAEIVGRRGDAHAIVPSTIRGDALMSLVGGLFGTSLIITSGENVGIVRATGVKSRYVTAMAGAILVLIALFAPIGRMATALPEAVVGGTAVIVFSIIGVIGIDLLRRVDLREHGPMFTLAAALSMGLLPILVPGVYSQFPQWTQMILGNGLAAGTITAVVVNAIFSHWGQAGRSEIAAAPLQSTTQGASE, from the coding sequence ATGCAGAGTGAATTGAATGGAGTGGTCGAGCCGGTCGATGAGGGGCAGCCGCTTCGCAGCCTGTTCCTGTTTGGCCTTCAACACGTGCTGGTGATGGCCGCGTCTCCCATCACCGCCGTCTTTCTTGTCAGCAAGGCCCTTGGGTTTTCGGACGCGGTGACAGTCTCGCTCATCAGCGCAACCTTTTTCGTCTGTGGCCTTGGCTCGATGCTCCAGAGTTTCGGGCCAAAGGGGTTTGGTGCACGCCTGCCCTTCGTGATGGTGCCGGGAGGCGCGCCAATTGCCATCTTTCTGGCGATCGCCCAGCAGACGGACATCCAGACAGCCGTCGGTGCCGTCATCGTAACGGCTCTCTTTTACTTTCTGGCGCTGCCGGTCTTCCGCAGGCTGCTGCGTTACTTTCCGCCGATCGTCGTTGGAACGATGCTGTTGCTGGTCTCCGTCAATCTTGTGCGCATCTATGGCGTGACCATCACCGGAAAGCCTGGCAGCGAGGGCTTCGCAGCGCCCGTCGAGGTCGGACTGGCACTGATCACCATGATCCTTACAGTCGCTGCCGCGCGGGTCTTTTCTGGAACGCTCCAGCGGCTCGCCGTCATGCTCGGACTGGTCGGTGGTGCGCTCGTCGCGCTCGCCATCGGCCACATGGATCTGTCGGGTGTGTTCACCGGGCCGGTCATCGCCGTTCCGCAATTATTTCCCTTCGGCATGCCGAAGTTCGACCTCGTCGCAGCCATCCCGCTGATCGTGTTCTCGATCATTTCCATGGCGGAGGCGACCGGTCAGACGATCGCGACGGCTGAAATCGTCGGCCGCCGGGGAGATGCCCATGCGATCGTGCCTTCGACCATCCGCGGCGATGCACTGATGTCGCTCGTCGGTGGCCTGTTCGGCACATCGCTGATCATCACCAGCGGCGAGAACGTCGGTATCGTGCGCGCGACCGGCGTCAAGTCTCGCTATGTGACCGCGATGGCGGGCGCCATCCTCGTTCTCATCGCGCTCTTCGCCCCGATTGGCCGGATGGCCACGGCTTTGCCTGAGGCCGTCGTCGGCGGCACGGCAGTCATCGTCTTTTCGATTATTGGCGTCATCGGGATCGACCTCCTGCGTCGCGTCGATCTGCGCGAACATGGCCCCATGTTCACCCTCGCGGCCGCCCTCTCGATGGGTCTGCTGCCGATCCTGGTGCCCGGTGTCTACAGCCAGTTTCCGCAATGGACGCAGATGATCCTCGGCAACGGACTTGCCGCAGGCACGATCACCGCCGTCGTCGTCAACGCCATCTTTTCACATTGGGGCCAAGCCGGACGATCCGAAATTGCGGCGGCGCCCCTGCAATCCACCACTCAAGGAGCAAGCGAGTGA
- a CDS encoding aliphatic sulfonate ABC transporter substrate-binding protein, which yields MTSNSLRRTLLKLALALSFLPAAGGAPAFADDAKPEVIRIGSTAPGHLKFILYRNKKLLEDEFAKDGIKIELTTFDGGSAATVALGSGAIDFTYIGNNPSLRLAATGADVKLIGLSSWNRSNETQIVVKPESAIQKIEDLKGKKVAYLSGTVRHSTFAKALQAAGLSLADVESLNLGIDSSGPALARGDVDAIVESTGPVQTLVEKGGARVIFDAGVSGSPDWAVPHLLSVNGEFARKYPEIVTRLLAVDIATARWADANPEETTTIFVKETGSSDKAVRATYPDGKFFQDPEITDAAVKALQGEEAFMAEAGLLKGKVNYESWIDRSFYDAALKRVAASN from the coding sequence ATGACATCGAATTCACTCCGCCGCACATTGTTGAAGCTCGCCTTGGCGCTATCGTTCCTGCCGGCGGCGGGTGGCGCGCCGGCCTTTGCCGACGACGCGAAGCCCGAGGTCATCCGCATCGGCTCGACCGCGCCGGGCCACCTGAAATTCATCCTTTATCGCAACAAGAAACTGCTGGAAGACGAGTTCGCCAAGGACGGCATCAAGATCGAGCTGACGACATTCGATGGCGGTTCCGCTGCAACGGTTGCGCTCGGTTCGGGAGCGATCGACTTCACCTATATCGGCAACAACCCGTCGCTTCGTCTGGCGGCGACCGGGGCCGACGTGAAGCTCATCGGCCTTTCGAGCTGGAACCGTTCGAACGAGACGCAGATCGTCGTCAAGCCGGAGTCTGCGATCCAGAAGATTGAGGACCTGAAGGGCAAGAAGGTCGCCTATCTCTCAGGCACGGTGCGTCATTCGACCTTCGCCAAGGCCCTGCAGGCCGCAGGTCTTTCCCTCGCGGACGTGGAAAGCCTGAACCTCGGTATCGACAGTTCCGGCCCGGCGCTGGCCCGTGGTGACGTCGATGCCATCGTGGAAAGCACCGGCCCGGTGCAGACGCTTGTTGAAAAGGGCGGAGCGCGGGTGATCTTCGACGCCGGCGTGTCGGGCAGCCCCGATTGGGCGGTTCCACATCTTCTCAGCGTCAACGGTGAATTCGCCCGCAAGTATCCTGAAATCGTGACACGTCTGCTGGCTGTCGATATTGCGACTGCCCGCTGGGCCGACGCCAACCCGGAAGAGACGACTACGATCTTTGTCAAGGAGACAGGCAGCAGTGACAAGGCAGTCCGCGCCACCTACCCGGATGGAAAGTTCTTCCAGGACCCGGAAATCACGGATGCGGCAGTGAAAGCGCTTCAGGGGGAGGAGGCCTTCATGGCCGAGGCCGGGCTGCTGAAGGGCAAAGTCAATTATGAGAGCTGGATTGACCGCTCCTTCTACGACGCAGCTCTAAAAAGAGTTGCTGCCAGCAATTGA
- a CDS encoding septal ring lytic transglycosylase RlpA family protein, protein MVNGMGDGIAATVKVMRWLAITMFCAFGGACTTTFTPDMTSLKAHSPATLHRVYVKMPDASGKRTSQRAGHYTVGKPYVVKGKRYYPKEEPGYDRSGIASWYARGFQGRRTANGETYDPGRLSAAHPTLPLPSYVRVTNLTNGSSVVVRVNDRGPFHKGRLIDISSKAAEMLDMTRRGTAYVRVQYVGRAALNGDDMAFLMASQRKRQGPLGVNRPIGAQVAGKPLTSYGERSTLFVGSKSAGNFLAASRLGGREAAYALWASQAHHLAPLGKASIARETAIFAECCLNNERVGEKSVLQAFLPAAFDRKSHRTGMTGRRSPARRRRGDPETGHIRWCERCQSAWRACRG, encoded by the coding sequence ATGGTGAACGGGATGGGAGATGGAATAGCAGCGACCGTTAAAGTCATGCGCTGGTTGGCAATTACGATGTTCTGTGCGTTCGGTGGAGCCTGCACCACGACATTTACGCCCGACATGACCAGCCTGAAGGCGCATTCTCCCGCCACGCTGCACCGTGTCTATGTCAAAATGCCAGATGCTTCCGGCAAAAGAACCTCGCAGCGTGCCGGCCATTATACTGTCGGCAAGCCTTACGTGGTCAAAGGCAAGCGTTACTATCCGAAGGAGGAACCGGGCTACGATCGAAGCGGCATTGCCTCCTGGTACGCTCGGGGGTTTCAAGGGCGGCGGACCGCAAATGGCGAGACTTACGATCCGGGCCGCCTCTCCGCCGCGCATCCGACACTTCCCTTGCCCAGCTACGTGCGGGTGACAAATCTCACAAACGGCTCGTCGGTCGTTGTGCGCGTCAATGATCGTGGCCCTTTCCACAAAGGACGTTTGATCGATATTTCCAGCAAGGCAGCAGAGATGCTGGATATGACGCGCCGCGGGACAGCGTACGTCCGGGTACAATATGTGGGGCGCGCCGCTCTAAACGGAGATGACATGGCGTTTCTCATGGCGTCACAAAGGAAGCGCCAGGGTCCCCTTGGCGTCAATCGGCCAATCGGCGCGCAGGTCGCCGGCAAACCGCTTACCAGCTACGGTGAGCGCAGCACCCTGTTCGTCGGCTCGAAATCTGCCGGTAACTTTCTGGCTGCCTCTCGTTTGGGGGGACGGGAGGCTGCGTATGCGCTCTGGGCTTCCCAGGCACACCACTTGGCACCCCTCGGCAAGGCAAGTATTGCAAGGGAAACCGCGATTTTTGCCGAATGCTGTTTGAACAATGAGCGGGTGGGCGAGAAATCTGTGTTGCAGGCGTTTCTCCCGGCAGCTTTCGATCGCAAAAGCCACCGGACCGGAATGACTGGCCGACGATCGCCAGCAAGGCGACGACGGGGAGACCCGGAAACCGGCCATATCCGGTGGTGTGAACGTTGCCAGAGCGCGTGGCGTGCGTGTCGAGGGTGA
- a CDS encoding amidohydrolase — MSAIRQQLSTAGDLMLRPGQVLLPDGPRTGKAIVVRDGVFQRIDTVEAIARDFPEIVPIDLPNHLLMPGFVDTHTHLTQSLGKALVFGEPSEIFRRIWVPLEGSLNERMVYLSAKLAALEALRGGFTTAVDAGTRSKGHVGALVRAAGEVGLRSVVGFICNDLSGSAQIAEPGVILRQAEEHVSTYRQDPLIHPSLAISIPEAATDGMLKAVSELAAASGVVFQTHVNEHLVAVERSLAAKGLRPIEHLAHLGVLGPQVLLAHSTLVTPHELNLLRETGTAVAYNPVATLWKGNAVAPALQMAALGMRFGLGTDGTRADAFRLMDAAEGLQRAGFGLATGDSSCGGGWLWLDRATSGAADAAGLSHVTGSITEGLAADFLLVDLDRPEFTPSHDLTWELVRYGNRDQIDAVFTSGQLRLWQGWPIDWDARALLEEVRGETATAIAEAPIQRIHPLSEAHRRLGQYR, encoded by the coding sequence GTGAGCGCAATCCGCCAACAACTATCGACCGCCGGCGACCTCATGCTGCGCCCAGGACAAGTTCTTCTGCCGGATGGCCCGCGCACCGGAAAAGCCATCGTCGTGCGCGATGGCGTCTTTCAGCGGATCGATACCGTGGAAGCGATCGCCCGGGACTTCCCCGAGATTGTTCCGATCGACCTGCCCAACCATCTCCTGATGCCCGGTTTCGTCGATACCCATACGCACCTGACCCAGTCGCTTGGCAAGGCCCTCGTCTTTGGAGAACCGTCGGAAATCTTCCGGCGGATCTGGGTGCCGCTGGAAGGCAGTCTCAACGAGCGCATGGTCTATCTCTCGGCAAAGCTTGCCGCATTGGAAGCGCTGCGTGGGGGGTTCACGACCGCCGTCGATGCCGGCACCCGCTCAAAGGGTCATGTCGGCGCTCTGGTGCGGGCTGCAGGGGAGGTGGGGCTTCGCAGCGTCGTCGGCTTTATCTGCAACGATCTTTCGGGAAGTGCGCAGATCGCCGAACCCGGCGTCATCCTGCGCCAGGCGGAAGAGCACGTCTCCACCTACAGGCAGGACCCGCTGATCCATCCCTCGCTGGCGATTTCGATCCCGGAGGCCGCAACTGACGGAATGCTCAAAGCGGTTTCCGAATTGGCAGCCGCGTCCGGGGTGGTGTTCCAGACCCATGTCAACGAACACCTTGTTGCCGTCGAACGCTCGTTGGCAGCGAAAGGATTGCGACCGATCGAGCACCTGGCGCATCTGGGCGTTCTTGGGCCTCAGGTCCTCCTCGCGCACTCGACGCTCGTCACGCCGCATGAACTCAATCTTTTGCGCGAGACAGGCACGGCTGTCGCTTACAATCCCGTCGCCACCCTGTGGAAGGGGAATGCCGTCGCACCAGCCCTGCAAATGGCAGCGCTCGGCATGCGGTTCGGGCTCGGAACGGACGGAACCCGCGCCGACGCGTTCCGTCTGATGGACGCAGCCGAGGGCCTCCAGCGCGCGGGGTTTGGTCTTGCAACGGGGGATTCTTCCTGCGGCGGCGGCTGGCTGTGGCTCGACCGGGCAACATCCGGCGCCGCAGACGCTGCAGGCCTGTCTCATGTGACCGGCTCGATCACCGAAGGTCTTGCCGCCGATTTCCTGCTCGTCGACCTCGATCGACCCGAGTTCACGCCCTCGCACGATCTGACGTGGGAGCTTGTCCGCTACGGCAATCGCGATCAGATCGACGCGGTCTTTACCAGCGGCCAGCTTCGGCTTTGGCAAGGCTGGCCGATTGATTGGGACGCCCGGGCACTGCTCGAAGAGGTGAGAGGCGAAACGGCGACCGCCATTGCCGAAGCGCCGATCCAGCGCATTCATCCGCTCTCCGAAGCACATCGCCGCCTTGGACAATACCGATGA
- a CDS encoding MFS transporter produces the protein MMSSISSSPLPFHRTRIVPAVVAVAFFMQMLDSTIIATSLPAMSKAFATDVVALNIGFTSYLLAMAVFIPPAGWLAERFGAREVFLAAIALFTLASVACGFSASLGQFTVARLFQGASAALMTPVGRQLVLRDAPKAELVRAIATITWPALIAPVIGPLIGAWITTHAGWEWNFFINLPLGIFGVVLVAFFVPRVPAEGARPFDVTGVLLTGGALALTLGGLELSSSSSGGTASLGLLVAGLFAGFFAVRHLRRAAHPLLDMTVLKIPTFAFATLSAGTAGRLAVNATPFLLPLLFQVGLGFNAVETGSLVFVYFLGNLLMKSVTTPALRLFGFRSLLVVNGMIAATTIGAFAFVDGETPRIVMWVLLIACGLSRSMQFTALTTIAFADVPPAQRSAATTISAMLQQLSQLLGIAVAAAVIRFASYLGGGGGDYNMLPDIRAAFLFIAAIGFVSALRFLALSSDAGAEVSGHRGRPVVG, from the coding sequence ATGATGTCCTCCATTTCCTCTTCTCCACTTCCGTTTCACCGCACCCGCATCGTCCCGGCCGTCGTGGCCGTGGCCTTTTTCATGCAGATGCTCGACAGCACGATCATCGCAACCTCGCTGCCGGCCATGTCCAAGGCCTTCGCGACGGATGTGGTGGCGCTCAACATTGGCTTCACCTCCTATCTTCTTGCGATGGCCGTGTTTATTCCGCCGGCCGGATGGCTCGCCGAGCGTTTTGGCGCGCGAGAGGTCTTTCTTGCCGCTATCGCGCTGTTCACGCTCGCCTCCGTTGCTTGCGGCTTCTCGGCGTCGCTTGGTCAATTCACCGTGGCTCGGCTCTTCCAAGGTGCGTCCGCAGCGCTGATGACGCCGGTTGGGCGTCAGCTCGTACTGCGCGATGCACCGAAGGCGGAATTGGTGCGGGCAATCGCCACCATCACCTGGCCGGCTCTGATTGCCCCCGTCATCGGGCCTCTGATCGGTGCCTGGATTACAACCCACGCCGGCTGGGAGTGGAACTTCTTCATCAATCTGCCTCTCGGCATATTCGGTGTCGTGCTCGTTGCCTTTTTCGTGCCGCGCGTGCCTGCGGAGGGAGCGCGGCCCTTTGATGTGACCGGCGTCTTGCTGACTGGAGGCGCGCTCGCACTCACCCTTGGCGGTCTGGAGCTTTCCAGTTCATCCTCGGGTGGGACCGCTTCACTTGGCCTTCTGGTGGCCGGTCTTTTCGCCGGCTTTTTTGCAGTCCGCCATCTGCGGCGCGCTGCGCATCCCCTGCTCGACATGACAGTGCTGAAGATCCCGACTTTCGCCTTCGCAACGCTTTCGGCGGGCACCGCCGGGCGGCTTGCCGTCAATGCGACGCCATTTCTGCTGCCGCTGCTCTTCCAGGTTGGTTTGGGTTTCAATGCGGTGGAGACGGGCTCGCTGGTCTTCGTCTACTTTCTCGGCAACCTTTTGATGAAGAGCGTCACCACACCGGCTCTGCGTCTTTTCGGCTTCCGCAGCCTTCTTGTCGTAAATGGCATGATCGCCGCCACGACGATCGGTGCCTTCGCATTCGTCGACGGAGAAACGCCGCGCATTGTCATGTGGGTGCTGCTGATTGCCTGCGGCCTTTCCCGCTCGATGCAGTTTACGGCGCTGACGACGATCGCCTTCGCGGATGTACCGCCTGCTCAGCGAAGCGCGGCGACGACGATTTCGGCGATGCTGCAGCAACTCTCCCAACTGCTTGGCATCGCCGTTGCCGCAGCCGTCATTCGCTTCGCATCCTATCTGGGCGGGGGAGGAGGCGATTATAATATGCTTCCGGATATTCGCGCCGCCTTCCTCTTTATCGCCGCCATAGGCTTCGTGTCGGCGCTTCGCTTTCTCGCACTGTCGTCCGACGCGGGTGCTGAGGTTTCCGGCCACCGTGGTCGCCCTGTCGTCGGATAA
- a CDS encoding cold-shock protein produces MATGTVKFFNQDKGFGFITPDNGGPDVFVHVSALEGATSLRDGQKVSYELGQDRKTGKSKAENVRSA; encoded by the coding sequence ATGGCAACCGGTACCGTAAAGTTTTTCAACCAGGACAAGGGTTTTGGCTTCATCACGCCTGACAATGGCGGACCGGACGTTTTTGTCCATGTGTCGGCGCTTGAGGGCGCAACGTCACTGCGCGACGGTCAAAAGGTCAGCTATGAACTTGGCCAGGACCGCAAGACCGGAAAATCGAAGGCCGAAAACGTCAGGTCAGCCTGA
- a CDS encoding ABC transporter permease, protein MSLIADRNLPLRRTFSSRRKRAAENPPTVLGEAFSTITLGLPALVAFALLWEIAPRAGWINALFFPPLSQVLSVLWEMIASGQLADHIGISLQRAAIGFSLAVVVAVPLGLLMGRYPLFEKASDFLVQTLRNTSQFALLPVFILLLGIGEASKIAITFYAAVFFLLINTIVGVKSVDPLLVKAARSMGTSDWDLFKKVILPSAVPSIVAGARLGVKTSLFSVIAAEMLAAQSGIGYLIQNSSLMLETDRMYAGILTLTIIGLLLNYLLVAGERRATRWRGDGESGPN, encoded by the coding sequence ATGAGTCTGATCGCCGACCGTAACCTGCCGCTCCGCCGGACATTTTCATCGCGCCGAAAGCGCGCCGCGGAGAACCCGCCGACGGTTCTCGGTGAAGCCTTCTCAACCATTACGCTGGGCCTGCCGGCGCTCGTCGCCTTCGCGCTTCTCTGGGAGATCGCGCCACGCGCCGGCTGGATCAACGCGCTGTTCTTCCCGCCACTCAGCCAGGTGCTCTCGGTCCTGTGGGAGATGATCGCCTCGGGTCAGCTTGCCGACCACATCGGCATCAGCCTGCAGCGCGCCGCGATCGGCTTTTCGCTTGCCGTTGTTGTCGCCGTACCGCTTGGTCTTTTGATGGGGCGCTATCCGCTCTTCGAAAAGGCCTCGGACTTTCTCGTCCAGACCCTGCGCAATACCTCGCAGTTCGCGCTGCTGCCGGTCTTCATCCTTTTGCTCGGCATCGGCGAGGCGTCAAAGATCGCCATCACATTCTACGCGGCCGTCTTCTTCCTGCTGATCAACACCATCGTCGGTGTGAAGTCGGTCGATCCACTGCTGGTGAAGGCAGCGCGTTCCATGGGAACGTCTGACTGGGATCTCTTCAAGAAGGTCATTCTGCCCTCGGCCGTTCCCTCGATTGTCGCGGGCGCTCGGCTTGGTGTGAAGACCTCGCTCTTTTCGGTCATCGCCGCGGAGATGCTCGCGGCCCAATCCGGCATCGGCTACCTCATCCAGAATTCGTCGCTGATGCTGGAAACAGACCGGATGTATGCCGGCATCCTGACGCTGACGATCATCGGCCTCCTGCTGAACTACTTGCTCGTCGCTGGGGAACGACGCGCCACCCGCTGGCGCGGCGACGGCGAAAGCGGCCCGAACTGA
- a CDS encoding substrate-binding domain-containing protein, with protein MGKPTIADLAKAAGVSVTTVSHAFSGRRYVEPETRKRIETLAQEMGYRPNHRAQRLRTGRAGSIALVSSMPFAVAAGPSRLGFLMEIAAAAAVTAFARGISLCLVPPLGPRDRLDALEVDGAIVVEPERDDPVLDFFSSRGTEVVCIGRAPGRDDLPFVDLQSAATAHLLLDHLLAGDGQVGLITGEQRRNSYIEMEAVYAQRMAGSGFTPRAIRIDEQGGEEAAAIAAESLLRANPSISALCVPVDAFATGVLNAARATGRQIPHDLRIATRYDGMRAKLATPPLTAVDLHLGEVAGAAVNLLLARLEQVNVEPSDLSPPGLILRPSSMISCDTI; from the coding sequence ATGGGAAAACCTACTATCGCCGACCTTGCCAAGGCGGCTGGAGTCTCGGTCACAACTGTTTCGCACGCGTTCAGCGGCCGACGTTACGTCGAGCCGGAAACGCGCAAGCGCATCGAAACGCTGGCGCAGGAAATGGGCTATCGTCCCAATCACCGTGCGCAGCGTTTGCGCACCGGCAGAGCCGGATCTATCGCACTGGTTTCATCGATGCCCTTTGCGGTGGCCGCCGGACCGTCGAGGCTGGGCTTCCTCATGGAAATTGCTGCTGCCGCCGCCGTGACGGCTTTTGCCAGGGGTATTTCCCTTTGCCTCGTTCCTCCACTCGGGCCCCGCGACCGCCTCGACGCGCTTGAGGTGGACGGCGCCATCGTCGTGGAGCCGGAACGAGACGACCCGGTGCTGGATTTCTTTTCGTCCCGCGGGACCGAGGTCGTGTGCATCGGGCGTGCGCCCGGCCGAGACGATCTTCCGTTCGTGGATTTGCAGAGCGCCGCAACGGCGCATCTGCTGCTCGATCACCTGCTTGCGGGCGACGGTCAGGTCGGCTTGATAACGGGTGAACAAAGGCGCAATTCCTATATCGAGATGGAGGCTGTGTATGCGCAGCGCATGGCCGGAAGCGGCTTTACGCCACGCGCCATCCGCATCGACGAACAGGGGGGCGAAGAAGCGGCAGCAATCGCTGCTGAAAGCTTGCTGCGCGCCAATCCCTCGATCTCGGCCCTTTGCGTGCCGGTCGACGCCTTTGCGACAGGCGTTCTCAACGCGGCCCGCGCCACCGGTCGCCAGATCCCCCACGACCTTCGGATCGCGACCCGCTATGACGGCATGCGCGCCAAACTCGCCACCCCTCCGCTGACCGCAGTTGATCTGCACCTTGGTGAGGTGGCAGGAGCCGCAGTCAACCTGCTCTTGGCGCGATTGGAGCAGGTGAACGTCGAACCAAGTGATCTCTCGCCACCAGGTCTGATCCTGCGACCCTCTTCGATGATTTCGTGTGATACCATCTGA
- a CDS encoding ABC transporter ATP-binding protein — protein MERIAVSALRKIFTLKQGQTVTVDGVASSRIAVLDGVDLTIKRGEFITLVGPSGSGKSVLLDVIAGLTEATSGVARIDGIEVSKPHARTAYVFQQYALFPWRTALQNIEYALEVRGVPAAARREKARHFLHLFGLKGFEDRFPSQLSGGMQQRVAIARALSTDPQVLLMDEPFAALDAQTRDILQSELLRIWEQIKTTVVFVTHSIDEAIYLADRVVVMTARPASVKEIVEIDLPRPRDLDIRNSAAFNAYRGRVWESLRDEVVKAQRDWALASNYTN, from the coding sequence ATGGAACGCATAGCTGTCAGCGCGCTGCGCAAGATCTTTACGCTCAAACAGGGCCAGACCGTAACGGTGGACGGTGTCGCCTCGAGCCGCATTGCGGTGCTGGATGGCGTCGACCTGACCATCAAACGCGGCGAATTCATCACGCTGGTCGGGCCGTCCGGCAGCGGCAAGTCGGTGCTGCTCGATGTCATTGCCGGATTGACCGAAGCGACCTCGGGCGTCGCTCGCATCGACGGCATCGAGGTCTCCAAACCGCATGCCCGCACCGCCTATGTCTTCCAGCAATATGCGCTTTTTCCCTGGCGAACAGCGCTGCAGAACATCGAATATGCCCTGGAGGTGCGTGGTGTGCCGGCGGCGGCGCGTCGCGAGAAGGCACGTCATTTCCTGCATCTCTTCGGCCTCAAGGGCTTCGAAGACCGCTTCCCCTCGCAGCTTTCCGGCGGCATGCAGCAGCGCGTGGCAATCGCCCGGGCGCTCTCCACCGATCCGCAGGTGCTGCTGATGGACGAGCCCTTCGCGGCTCTTGACGCCCAGACGCGCGACATCCTGCAAAGCGAACTGTTGCGCATTTGGGAACAGATCAAGACGACCGTCGTATTTGTCACCCATTCGATCGACGAGGCGATCTACCTCGCCGACCGCGTGGTCGTGATGACAGCGCGCCCGGCGAGCGTCAAGGAAATCGTCGAGATTGACCTGCCGCGCCCGCGCGACCTCGATATCCGCAACAGCGCGGCCTTCAATGCCTATCGGGGCCGCGTCTGGGAAAGCTTGCGTGACGAGGTCGTCAAGGCCCAGCGCGATTGGGCGCTCGCATCCAACTATACCAACTAA
- a CDS encoding sulfite exporter TauE/SafE family protein, whose amino-acid sequence MSLGLLAVLAAVTLVSAFIQGALGIGFALIVAPIVGMLKPDLLPVTLLLLMLPLNLHVAARERAHVDWSGATWITIGRFAGTFAGLWLLAALSIEQLDLAVGVFTVVAAVTALIAPPFTPNRPSALGVGLFTGVTETATGIGGPPLALLYQHAKAPVLRATVALCFFVGEVMSLVVLAISGRVGSEQLLVALYLTPAVLLGSAVSKHVHGRIGGRGLRIAVLGFAIVSGLFLIVR is encoded by the coding sequence ATGAGTCTTGGTCTTCTTGCCGTTCTGGCTGCCGTGACATTAGTTTCGGCCTTCATTCAAGGGGCGCTCGGCATTGGCTTCGCCCTGATCGTCGCGCCGATCGTCGGTATGCTGAAGCCCGATCTTCTGCCGGTGACCCTGCTTTTGCTGATGCTGCCGCTCAATCTGCATGTGGCGGCGCGAGAGCGTGCCCATGTCGACTGGTCAGGCGCGACCTGGATCACGATCGGACGCTTCGCGGGAACGTTTGCTGGCCTTTGGCTGCTGGCAGCGCTTTCCATCGAACAACTGGATCTTGCCGTCGGTGTGTTCACGGTGGTCGCAGCCGTCACCGCGCTCATAGCCCCGCCGTTCACGCCGAACAGGCCGAGTGCGCTCGGGGTCGGATTGTTTACGGGCGTCACCGAAACTGCCACGGGTATCGGCGGCCCGCCGCTTGCGCTGCTCTACCAGCATGCCAAGGCGCCGGTGCTAAGGGCAACGGTGGCCCTTTGCTTCTTCGTCGGCGAGGTCATGTCCCTCGTCGTGCTGGCCATATCCGGGCGCGTTGGGTCAGAGCAACTGCTCGTCGCCCTCTACCTGACGCCGGCGGTTCTGCTCGGAAGCGCGGTCTCAAAGCACGTGCATGGCCGCATCGGCGGCCGCGGTCTTCGGATCGCCGTTCTGGGCTTTGCCATCGTCAGCGGATTGTTCCTTATCGTCCGGTAA